The Leptospira hartskeerlii genome contains a region encoding:
- a CDS encoding ExbD/TolR family protein, whose translation MKFKKWSRGESGSFRAGQIELAPMIDVICFIVIYFLMNATLEKSTVVKIELPRSSSTAQEKKKDELVITVNKDGKIFLDKDTEPVPLEKLTEKIKLFNGQNQGDDKDKKEQSKNRVIIRGDGGANYQTIVKVIDKVNEAGVTRFNLAMVRQPGGQ comes from the coding sequence ATGAAATTCAAAAAGTGGAGTCGGGGAGAAAGCGGAAGTTTTAGGGCAGGCCAGATCGAGCTTGCACCTATGATCGACGTTATCTGCTTCATCGTAATTTATTTTTTGATGAACGCTACTTTGGAAAAATCCACAGTAGTAAAGATAGAACTCCCTAGATCTTCTAGCACTGCTCAGGAAAAGAAAAAGGACGAATTGGTTATCACTGTCAATAAAGACGGAAAAATTTTCCTAGATAAAGACACTGAGCCTGTTCCTTTGGAAAAACTGACAGAAAAGATAAAATTGTTCAATGGCCAAAACCAAGGCGACGACAAAGACAAAAAAGAACAGAGTAAAAATCGGGTGATTATCAGAGGTGATGGTGGAGCGAATTACCAAACCATCGTCAAGGTGATCGATAAAGTGAACGAAGCCGGAGTAACAAGATTTAATCTTGCGATGGTTCGTCAACCGGGAGGTCAGTGA
- a CDS encoding BamA/OMP85 family outer membrane protein: MKRKVSIYKSFAVIFVSGFFFYSGEISQLFSKKSDYFGKIVREIKFNGNKNTSDSDISGLLELRTGKLLTKGIIDRDLKALFASGFFYFIDIKAEEMEGGVRVIFELRERPRVKDIEFIGADEVFPADLRDKMPLKDNEVITPQKVTKSRDIILQKYKDEGFFLAYVKVELGKPDPKTNLVKVRFIIDEGEEIPVAKINIYGNETIETSEIIGLMELKEEGLFEGGNFKESSFEKDKEVIQAYLRSKGYLDSELIREGTNWEIHWENAEKKNRRVIIVNIKLYEGQVYYFNGYTVSHDMTTDGDGRPIFLNKENNPPETPKDKLKPLFTIPEIEKSLDYSSKDAGEIFDETVFSRDRATVNELYGSKGHIFAQVIPRRKIVSLDSESLEYYENCASRRTEVEKKSCEEEYKQLNIRKLREIFRDNPELRGRKFVHVDFTIRENNLAQIENVIIKGNKKTQDKVIRRELLFKPGDLFDSSLVNRSRERIFNLGYFKEVNFNMRPGSDDTKMNLVIEVLEQPTGTVSMGGGYGTITGFTIFTEIGENNLNGTGQKVSGRLEFGPYRRSFQISWTEPWMYDTPWSLSLSMFYFSRTIFLGSTSTISISDSTTSPTVENATYDNNGLGVTMGVAHRLGTNWTHFHRYTPAFYSYSNPTALVSDAVLANVRRGWQFRSQVTNGLAYDIRDNVFAPTRGYDLLFQVDNVGQYLGGSSHFDQYRVLAEYYHTWFDFTFGGLIRNNALRRWRVVQEFRTSDTFIFQRSPAGGSHNQDPVQDPYIRPQDLLIIGGYESLRGWYYNDQKYPVEWRDGAQHRILFDTEIRIPIEPSLLWLVVFLDGGALYEQVNRATGTKKDYFESYDKNKADQIAANPIGWYIQNNFNLQNGRKADVTYDELNNPGRLILSSDNVAMDRMRYSWGVGLRVQIPVLPLRIYFAQKLKPTGNFWAPFERYESDNAFQFVFGIGDYRF; this comes from the coding sequence TTGAAACGAAAAGTATCTATATATAAATCCTTTGCCGTTATTTTTGTAAGCGGATTCTTTTTTTACTCCGGCGAGATCTCTCAACTTTTCTCCAAAAAGAGCGATTATTTCGGAAAGATCGTTAGAGAAATAAAATTTAACGGAAACAAGAATACATCCGACTCGGATATCAGCGGTCTTTTGGAACTCCGAACAGGTAAACTTCTCACCAAAGGGATCATAGACCGAGACTTAAAAGCATTATTTGCATCCGGGTTCTTCTACTTTATCGATATCAAAGCGGAAGAAATGGAAGGTGGTGTCCGGGTTATTTTCGAACTCAGAGAACGACCTAGAGTCAAGGACATTGAATTTATCGGAGCCGACGAAGTTTTTCCGGCTGACCTTCGAGACAAAATGCCTCTCAAGGACAACGAGGTGATCACTCCGCAAAAAGTCACTAAGTCCAGAGATATTATATTACAAAAATATAAAGATGAAGGGTTCTTCCTTGCTTATGTAAAAGTGGAGCTTGGAAAACCCGACCCTAAAACAAACTTAGTGAAAGTCCGTTTCATCATCGACGAGGGAGAAGAGATACCGGTCGCAAAGATCAATATCTACGGAAACGAAACAATCGAAACTTCAGAGATCATTGGACTCATGGAGTTAAAGGAAGAAGGTCTATTTGAAGGTGGTAACTTCAAAGAAAGCTCCTTTGAAAAAGATAAGGAAGTCATCCAAGCTTATTTGAGAAGTAAAGGATACTTGGATTCAGAATTGATCCGTGAAGGCACTAACTGGGAGATCCATTGGGAAAACGCCGAAAAGAAAAACAGAAGGGTAATTATAGTTAATATCAAACTCTATGAAGGGCAGGTTTATTATTTTAACGGATATACTGTTTCCCATGATATGACTACGGATGGGGACGGTAGACCCATCTTCTTAAACAAAGAGAATAACCCTCCGGAAACTCCTAAGGATAAATTAAAACCTCTATTCACGATCCCGGAGATCGAAAAATCCTTGGATTATAGTTCTAAAGATGCAGGAGAAATTTTCGACGAGACCGTATTCTCCAGAGATAGGGCAACAGTAAATGAACTCTACGGATCTAAAGGTCATATTTTCGCTCAGGTAATTCCTAGAAGAAAGATCGTTTCTTTGGATTCTGAAAGTTTAGAATATTATGAAAATTGTGCCTCAAGAAGAACAGAGGTGGAAAAGAAATCCTGTGAAGAAGAATACAAACAATTAAATATTCGCAAGTTAAGAGAAATTTTTAGAGATAATCCCGAGTTGAGAGGACGTAAGTTCGTTCATGTGGACTTTACCATTCGCGAAAACAACCTGGCTCAGATCGAAAACGTAATCATCAAAGGAAATAAGAAAACCCAGGACAAGGTAATCCGTAGGGAGTTACTTTTCAAACCGGGTGACTTATTCGATTCCAGTCTAGTAAACCGTTCCAGGGAAAGGATATTCAACCTAGGTTACTTCAAAGAGGTAAACTTTAATATGAGACCCGGTTCGGATGACACTAAGATGAACCTGGTCATCGAAGTATTAGAACAACCTACCGGAACGGTTTCCATGGGTGGTGGTTATGGAACCATCACAGGGTTTACTATCTTCACAGAGATTGGGGAGAACAACTTAAACGGAACCGGGCAAAAAGTATCGGGACGTTTGGAATTCGGACCCTATCGCAGATCCTTTCAGATCTCTTGGACGGAACCTTGGATGTATGATACTCCTTGGTCTCTTTCACTTTCCATGTTCTATTTCTCTCGGACAATATTCTTAGGTTCCACTTCTACGATTTCCATTTCGGATAGTACAACTTCTCCAACTGTTGAGAACGCTACCTATGATAACAACGGTTTGGGGGTCACCATGGGTGTGGCTCACAGACTTGGAACTAACTGGACTCACTTCCATAGATATACTCCTGCATTCTATTCTTATTCCAACCCGACCGCACTTGTGTCTGATGCGGTTTTGGCTAACGTGAGAAGGGGATGGCAATTCCGTTCTCAGGTCACAAACGGTCTCGCTTATGATATTCGAGATAACGTATTTGCTCCTACTCGAGGTTACGATCTGCTCTTCCAGGTGGATAACGTGGGACAGTATTTGGGTGGATCTTCTCACTTCGACCAATATAGGGTCTTAGCGGAGTACTATCATACTTGGTTCGACTTTACATTCGGAGGTTTGATCCGGAACAACGCACTTCGTAGATGGAGAGTTGTCCAGGAATTCAGGACTTCCGATACTTTTATTTTCCAAAGATCACCGGCAGGGGGATCTCATAATCAGGACCCTGTTCAGGATCCTTATATTCGTCCTCAGGATTTGCTCATCATTGGTGGTTACGAGTCCTTGAGAGGTTGGTATTATAACGACCAAAAATATCCTGTGGAATGGAGAGATGGTGCCCAACATCGTATCCTTTTTGATACGGAGATCCGAATTCCGATAGAACCTAGCTTACTCTGGCTTGTGGTTTTCTTAGACGGAGGAGCACTTTACGAACAAGTGAACCGTGCAACAGGAACTAAAAAGGATTATTTCGAATCTTACGATAAGAATAAGGCGGATCAGATTGCCGCAAACCCGATCGGCTGGTACATCCAAAATAATTTCAATTTGCAGAATGGACGTAAGGCCGACGTAACATATGACGAATTGAATAACCCAGGAAGATTGATCTTATCATCGGATAACGTTGCAATGGACAGAATGAGATATTCTTGGGGAGTGGGCTTAAGAGTTCAGATCCCTGTTCTTCCTTTACGTATTTATTTCGCGCAAAAGTTAAAACCTACCGGAAATTTCTGGGCACCTTTCGAAAGATATGAATCGGACAACGCATTCCAATTCGTATTCGGTATCGGTGATTACAGATTTTAG
- a CDS encoding ATP-dependent helicase, translated as MSVDLVQGLNDPQKAAVERLEGPVLILAGAGSGKTRVITHRIANLILNKRTDSICALTFTNKAAAEMLERVAKLVPSIPWNVQIKTFHSLCLYILRRETSYLGMPSGFTVYDSVLQESLIKQVIKDLHEDPKQYKPSSLTGIFSSWKDGLSDSDSYIRKENFSHRSQMISNIFEEYEKRKKKNQALDFGDLIQKTVELFRENPGVLQSYQDRWNYIMVDEYQDTNKAQYTLIRMLSGDRGNLCVVGDDDQSIYSWRGADISNILNFESDFPNAYVVKLEENYRSTSRIIRAASKVIANNTGRKEKELFTNNELGEPISISQFENETEEAYDIVKKIRAGSARGADYKDFAIFYRTNAQSRYFEEGLRSSGIPYKIFGGFRFFDRAEIKDMIAYLNVVANPMDSNSLLRIVNTPPRGIGEASIEKIRKFSLDQGISFLEAIGHPDLPLKKASLGKAKELYHLFEDLIDRKEKGEFPSKIALEIVTRSGWIDYMERDGHDEEAVSKVENVREFVNSIEEYESREDSPNLDEYLNQISLLTSEEDTAQLTDYVHLMTVHNAKGLEFPTVFLTGLEEGTFPHSMSLEEPNGKEEERRLFYVALTRARVKLYLSYSRTSRKFGKVEDRIPSSFLPEIPSECFGEEGILAQKGVRRPQGPPTASSGAYKIQETPREREDSSKPLGEEADIREGDRVKHAQFGLGQVISVQGTGKNRKVKIKFGSLEKNFFLAYTPLEKL; from the coding sequence TTGTCAGTTGATCTAGTGCAAGGCTTGAACGATCCTCAGAAAGCCGCTGTCGAAAGATTGGAAGGTCCTGTTCTAATTTTAGCAGGTGCAGGTTCCGGAAAAACTAGGGTAATCACTCATAGGATCGCGAATCTGATCCTAAATAAAAGAACTGATTCGATCTGCGCTCTGACTTTCACTAATAAAGCAGCCGCAGAAATGTTGGAAAGGGTGGCAAAACTTGTGCCTTCCATTCCTTGGAATGTCCAGATCAAAACATTTCACTCTCTCTGTTTATATATTTTACGAAGAGAAACTTCCTATCTTGGAATGCCTTCCGGGTTTACGGTTTATGATTCCGTATTGCAAGAATCCTTAATTAAGCAAGTGATCAAAGATTTGCATGAGGATCCTAAACAATACAAACCTTCTTCTTTGACAGGGATCTTTTCTTCCTGGAAGGACGGACTTTCCGATTCGGATTCATATATACGAAAAGAGAATTTTTCCCACAGATCTCAGATGATCTCAAACATTTTCGAAGAATATGAAAAACGTAAGAAAAAAAACCAGGCCTTAGATTTCGGGGACCTGATCCAAAAGACCGTGGAATTATTCAGAGAGAATCCAGGAGTCTTACAATCATACCAAGATAGATGGAATTATATCATGGTAGACGAGTATCAGGATACAAACAAAGCGCAATATACTTTAATACGCATGCTTTCCGGAGATAGAGGGAATCTTTGCGTGGTAGGAGACGATGATCAGTCCATCTATTCTTGGAGAGGAGCAGATATTTCGAATATTCTAAATTTCGAAAGTGATTTTCCAAATGCATATGTGGTCAAGCTGGAGGAAAATTATCGTTCTACTTCCAGGATCATCCGCGCCGCTTCCAAGGTGATCGCAAATAATACCGGAAGAAAAGAAAAGGAATTATTCACAAATAACGAATTGGGTGAACCTATTTCTATTTCACAATTCGAGAATGAAACTGAAGAAGCGTATGATATCGTAAAAAAAATAAGAGCGGGGTCTGCACGCGGAGCGGACTACAAGGATTTTGCGATCTTCTACAGAACAAACGCTCAATCCAGATATTTTGAAGAAGGACTCAGATCTTCAGGTATCCCGTATAAAATTTTCGGTGGTTTTAGATTCTTTGATCGAGCTGAGATCAAGGATATGATCGCGTATCTGAACGTGGTCGCAAATCCTATGGATTCCAATTCTTTATTAAGAATCGTGAATACGCCTCCTCGCGGAATAGGCGAAGCCAGTATAGAAAAGATCCGTAAATTTTCCTTGGACCAAGGAATTTCTTTTTTAGAAGCGATAGGACATCCTGATCTTCCTTTAAAGAAAGCAAGTTTAGGAAAAGCTAAAGAACTCTATCATCTATTCGAGGATCTGATCGATCGGAAAGAAAAAGGAGAGTTCCCTTCTAAGATCGCCTTAGAGATCGTAACAAGATCTGGCTGGATCGATTATATGGAAAGAGATGGTCATGACGAGGAAGCGGTCTCTAAAGTAGAGAACGTAAGAGAGTTTGTGAACTCCATCGAAGAATACGAGTCCCGAGAAGATTCTCCCAATTTGGATGAGTATCTGAATCAGATCAGCCTTCTCACCTCGGAAGAGGATACAGCACAGCTTACTGACTATGTTCATCTAATGACAGTTCACAATGCCAAAGGACTCGAGTTCCCCACAGTATTTCTGACCGGTTTGGAAGAAGGGACCTTCCCCCATTCCATGAGCCTGGAAGAGCCGAACGGAAAGGAAGAAGAAAGACGACTTTTTTACGTAGCATTAACCCGTGCTAGAGTGAAATTATATCTGAGCTATTCCAGGACCTCTCGTAAATTCGGAAAAGTAGAGGACCGGATCCCATCCAGCTTCCTTCCTGAAATTCCGTCCGAATGTTTTGGGGAAGAAGGTATTCTCGCCCAAAAGGGAGTGCGCAGACCTCAAGGTCCTCCGACTGCTTCTTCTGGAGCATATAAAATCCAGGAAACCCCCAGAGAAAGGGAGGATTCTTCCAAACCTCTAGGAGAAGAGGCAGATATCCGGGAAGGAGATCGGGTCAAACATGCCCAATTTGGCCTCGGACAGGTGATTTCCGTTCAAGGGACCGGCAAAAACCGGAAGGTAAAAATCAAGTTTGGGAGCCTGGAGAAGAACTTTTTCCTTGCCTATACTCCCTTAGAGAAATTATAA
- a CDS encoding LIC11625 family surface-exposed protein, which yields MKRIVILALAICLGTPLFAGKVSGLVEEFNKVEEFNKNRKVSESAKKATLEKNLLSALKYSLHRKYLDYKEYTKDLKADSISYEPQKGTFGVYVKYKTYIVFYSYLMDPEIYLQTPINEVFYVRPDNLDEEPHKEDKQPAAPTTGK from the coding sequence ATGAAACGGATCGTAATACTAGCCTTGGCTATCTGCCTCGGGACCCCATTGTTTGCTGGAAAAGTCAGCGGTTTAGTAGAAGAATTTAATAAAGTAGAAGAATTTAATAAGAATCGAAAAGTTTCCGAATCCGCTAAAAAAGCGACCCTGGAAAAAAATCTTCTCTCCGCTTTAAAATACAGCCTTCATCGCAAATACCTGGATTATAAGGAATACACCAAGGACCTTAAGGCGGATTCCATTTCGTACGAGCCTCAAAAAGGAACTTTTGGGGTGTATGTAAAATACAAAACGTATATCGTATTTTACAGTTATCTAATGGACCCGGAAATTTATCTCCAAACTCCTATCAACGAGGTATTCTATGTTCGTCCTGATAATTTGGACGAAGAGCCTCATAAGGAAGATAAACAACCGGCCGCGCCTACTACCGGAAAATAA
- a CDS encoding 3'(2'),5'-bisphosphate nucleotidase CysQ, whose product MRFPEEAELVSKLVLEAADRIFSIYGTNFHVMEKSKGDPLTEADLQANEIIAGGIRKILKDKVYSEEDSDFSHSSLGEERVWILDPIDGTREFVAKNPEFAISLGLLEEGRPVFGIVMNPATGEFFWGLEGKGSYYTILKSPYIENQIDWKNTFYLPKLESSELPKILVSISETKAGLFKKLDYGNDFVLEPKGSIAYKLALVAVGKYPLTLSLRPKNDWDVAGGIAILRASLGKDLEIRSGKDYPFLTSKLGIGLLAGESGLVTQFWEKFKTSLQGSVRDRW is encoded by the coding sequence ATGCGATTTCCGGAAGAAGCGGAATTAGTTTCTAAACTTGTTCTGGAAGCCGCAGATCGGATCTTTTCCATCTATGGAACGAATTTCCATGTGATGGAAAAATCCAAAGGGGATCCTCTCACTGAAGCCGACCTGCAAGCAAACGAGATCATCGCAGGCGGCATCCGCAAAATCCTAAAAGACAAAGTTTATTCCGAGGAAGATTCGGATTTTTCTCATTCTTCTCTTGGCGAAGAAAGAGTTTGGATCTTAGATCCAATCGATGGCACACGAGAATTTGTAGCCAAAAATCCTGAATTTGCAATCAGCCTAGGACTCTTGGAAGAAGGTAGACCTGTTTTTGGGATCGTAATGAATCCCGCGACCGGAGAATTTTTTTGGGGGCTAGAAGGGAAGGGATCGTATTATACAATTTTAAAGTCCCCCTATATCGAAAATCAGATCGATTGGAAGAATACTTTCTATCTTCCAAAATTAGAATCTTCGGAGCTTCCTAAAATTTTAGTATCTATATCTGAAACGAAGGCTGGACTTTTCAAAAAACTAGACTATGGAAATGATTTTGTATTAGAACCTAAAGGTTCTATTGCTTATAAACTTGCCTTGGTTGCAGTTGGTAAATATCCTTTAACACTTTCTCTCCGACCTAAAAACGATTGGGACGTGGCGGGTGGGATTGCGATACTCCGAGCTTCTCTAGGAAAGGATCTGGAAATTCGTTCAGGTAAAGATTATCCATTTTTAACTTCTAAACTTGGGATAGGATTGCTTGCCGGAGAATCCGGATTAGTAACTCAGTTTTGGGAAAAGTTTAAAACTTCCCTCCAAGGTTCAGTTAGAGATCGTTGGTAA
- a CDS encoding glycosyltransferase family 4 protein: MSNLNRKKYKIALDARPLSTPVSGVGRLIESVLKGFEKDPDFEFYLFSHRPIHDGYTDLFKNPNIKPVIGQGLFSKKGGIYFAFYLPFQLRKYEIDLFWGTQQVFPLFLSKSIPGVLTYHDFVAYRFPETMRPIARFQQLFYLRRSIQRADFILANSEFTSSEILKYSSFPKDKIEVIYPGYDPKEILKIKTPPTKRIAKLPKKFFLTVSTLEPRKNFGTLLNAYQKARKERSDLVWVHAGKEGWESPEFLGKFKESSESGELYWFDFVNEEELKYLYSQASLFIFPSIYEGFGIPLLEALAYSLPCIVSDLEVFREIGKKSCVYISPESSEEWKNAILDFQKKKFKFPKVDLKRFERKKSALLVKKIFRDLVTGKEA, encoded by the coding sequence TTGTCCAATCTAAACAGAAAAAAATATAAGATCGCCTTGGACGCAAGGCCGTTATCCACACCGGTTTCAGGAGTGGGTAGGTTGATCGAATCCGTTTTGAAAGGTTTCGAAAAAGATCCTGATTTTGAATTTTATCTTTTTTCCCATAGACCAATCCATGATGGATATACGGATCTATTCAAAAATCCTAATATAAAGCCTGTGATAGGGCAAGGTCTATTCTCTAAAAAAGGGGGCATTTACTTTGCATTCTACCTTCCTTTCCAATTGAGAAAATATGAGATCGATCTGTTTTGGGGAACGCAGCAAGTATTTCCTTTATTCTTATCCAAGAGTATTCCCGGAGTTTTGACCTATCACGATTTTGTGGCCTATCGTTTTCCGGAAACTATGAGGCCGATCGCAAGATTCCAGCAGCTTTTCTATTTAAGAAGAAGTATCCAAAGGGCCGATTTTATATTGGCAAACTCCGAATTCACTTCTTCGGAGATCCTTAAGTATTCTTCATTTCCTAAGGATAAAATAGAAGTTATCTATCCCGGTTATGATCCGAAAGAGATCTTAAAGATCAAAACTCCTCCTACAAAACGGATCGCTAAACTACCTAAAAAATTCTTTCTAACAGTTTCTACTTTAGAACCTCGAAAAAATTTCGGAACACTTCTAAACGCATATCAAAAAGCCAGAAAAGAAAGATCGGATCTGGTTTGGGTTCATGCAGGAAAAGAAGGTTGGGAATCTCCTGAGTTTTTAGGAAAATTCAAAGAGTCCTCCGAGTCCGGAGAACTTTACTGGTTCGATTTCGTAAATGAAGAAGAATTAAAATATCTATATTCTCAGGCGAGTCTTTTCATTTTTCCCTCTATTTACGAAGGATTTGGGATCCCACTTTTAGAAGCGCTTGCTTATTCTCTTCCTTGTATCGTTTCCGATCTAGAAGTATTTAGGGAAATAGGAAAAAAATCCTGCGTGTATATTTCTCCCGAATCATCAGAGGAATGGAAGAATGCAATTTTGGATTTTCAAAAGAAGAAGTTTAAGTTTCCAAAGGTAGATCTGAAAAGATTCGAAAGAAAGAAGTCCGCCTTGCTTGTCAAAAAGATCTTTAGAGATCTAGTTACCGGTAAAGAAGCTTAA
- a CDS encoding TlpA family protein disulfide reductase — MVFRKAWLAFLLLFSILFLNDCRSDEQPLLYQVTLQDWDGNSHKFSEDKGKLVVLDFWASWCEPCKKAVPVVEKLREKLKDSPAIVLGVNTEDDLSLEEIKKAASEFGMLYPSLLDPKWELVTPLKIEGQPALFVFSKSGKKLHSQYGISEKDLPILTGRLKNWLESP, encoded by the coding sequence ATGGTTTTTAGAAAAGCCTGGCTTGCTTTCCTTCTTCTTTTTTCCATTTTATTCTTAAACGATTGTAGATCGGACGAGCAACCGTTGCTCTATCAGGTGACCCTTCAAGATTGGGATGGCAATTCCCACAAATTTTCAGAAGACAAAGGCAAGTTAGTGGTCTTGGATTTTTGGGCGAGCTGGTGTGAACCTTGCAAAAAGGCAGTGCCTGTTGTTGAAAAACTGAGAGAAAAATTGAAAGATTCTCCTGCCATCGTGTTAGGTGTGAATACGGAAGACGATCTCAGTTTAGAGGAGATTAAAAAAGCTGCTTCCGAATTCGGAATGTTATACCCAAGCCTTTTGGACCCGAAATGGGAACTTGTGACCCCTCTCAAAATAGAAGGGCAGCCTGCATTATTCGTATTTAGTAAATCCGGAAAGAAACTTCATTCCCAATACGGAATTTCAGAGAAAGATCTACCAATATTGACCGGAAGACTAAAAAACTGGCTCGAATCCCCTTAA
- a CDS encoding AMP-dependent synthetase/ligase has product MAENLAQLFRESAEKFKNQPAFLYKDAQKNYLPINYSELYEAGLNLAEALIDLGIQSRDHVALLADNRVEWIIADYGIIMTGAADVPRGTDITDSEIVYIVSHSESEVVFIENDKMLEKFNRNKSQLGKVKTIILMDKESVAPGVLKMYDLIEKGKSLRASGSRKVEDRVAAIKPEDLFTLIYTSGTTGLPKGVQLRHSNMMHQVLNVTPMLKINAEAKLLSILPVWHVFERVVEYVCISIGAATYYTNVRDLRQDLATVKPTFMGSAPRLWENIYNGIYTRINDPSQTPAIRRGLFKLAYFFSDKKNAAVRFITGKEVDYHGRNPIFSFFYGILMLVQLLLTGPFTLTVVSSIAAYLLASTEFSFLSLPLYIIAGLGVFLNSATLDKIVLSKIRTATGGRLKASISGGGALPRHVDEFFNNIGINVLEGYGMTETSPVLSVRTFQKLIIGSVGSIVPKTHLQIRNDNNEVLTEIDANGKVIKGRLGRKGVVFVNGPQVMKGYFKNDEATSKALVDGWMNTGDMGMINFKHTLTLTGRAKDTVVLLGGENVEPVPIENKLQESVYISQCMIIGQDQKNLGAIIIPDFDKLEEWAKENGVDTSNKDSLIENPKVVDLYRKEIKALNNAKNGFKSFEQVTPFFLVSKPFEVGDELNNMLKMKRHVIAEKYADKIKKAYTTDK; this is encoded by the coding sequence ATGGCTGAGAATCTCGCCCAATTATTTCGTGAGTCGGCAGAAAAATTTAAAAATCAACCTGCTTTCTTGTACAAAGACGCGCAAAAGAATTATTTGCCGATCAACTATTCGGAGTTATACGAAGCAGGTCTGAATCTTGCCGAGGCTTTGATCGACCTAGGCATCCAATCTAGGGACCATGTCGCGTTACTCGCAGATAATCGTGTAGAATGGATCATCGCAGATTACGGTATTATTATGACCGGTGCGGCTGACGTTCCAAGAGGAACAGATATCACTGACTCGGAGATTGTGTATATCGTTAGTCACTCCGAGTCCGAAGTAGTATTCATAGAGAACGATAAAATGTTGGAGAAATTCAACAGAAACAAATCCCAGCTCGGAAAAGTGAAAACGATTATCCTAATGGATAAAGAATCCGTAGCTCCTGGCGTTCTGAAAATGTACGATCTTATAGAAAAAGGAAAAAGTTTAAGAGCCTCTGGTTCTCGTAAGGTAGAAGATAGAGTCGCTGCTATCAAACCTGAGGACCTTTTCACTTTGATCTATACTTCCGGTACTACCGGTCTTCCTAAAGGTGTTCAATTAAGACATTCTAATATGATGCACCAAGTATTGAACGTAACTCCTATGTTAAAGATCAATGCTGAAGCAAAACTACTTTCGATCCTTCCTGTTTGGCACGTGTTTGAAAGAGTTGTGGAATATGTTTGTATCAGCATAGGTGCCGCTACCTATTACACTAACGTTCGTGATCTTCGCCAAGACTTAGCAACCGTGAAACCTACATTCATGGGTTCTGCTCCTCGTCTTTGGGAAAATATCTATAACGGTATTTATACAAGGATCAACGATCCAAGCCAGACTCCTGCGATCCGCCGTGGGTTATTCAAACTTGCATATTTCTTCTCAGACAAGAAAAACGCTGCAGTTCGTTTTATTACCGGCAAAGAAGTGGATTATCACGGAAGAAATCCGATCTTCTCTTTCTTCTACGGGATCTTAATGTTAGTCCAGTTGCTCCTGACAGGACCTTTCACTTTAACTGTGGTCTCTTCGATCGCTGCATATTTGCTTGCTTCTACTGAATTCTCTTTCTTGAGTCTGCCTCTTTACATTATAGCGGGACTTGGAGTATTCTTAAATAGCGCAACTTTAGATAAGATCGTTCTTTCCAAGATCAGAACTGCTACCGGTGGAAGACTGAAAGCTTCTATCTCCGGAGGAGGAGCCCTTCCTCGTCATGTGGATGAGTTCTTCAACAATATCGGGATCAACGTATTGGAAGGTTACGGTATGACTGAAACTTCTCCTGTACTTTCCGTAAGAACTTTCCAAAAGTTGATCATAGGTTCCGTAGGTTCTATCGTTCCTAAAACTCATCTTCAGATCAGAAATGATAATAACGAAGTTCTAACAGAGATAGACGCAAATGGAAAAGTGATCAAAGGTAGACTTGGACGTAAAGGTGTTGTATTTGTAAACGGTCCGCAAGTGATGAAAGGTTACTTCAAAAATGACGAAGCAACCTCTAAGGCTCTGGTAGACGGATGGATGAATACTGGCGATATGGGGATGATCAACTTCAAACATACCCTAACTCTTACCGGTAGAGCAAAAGACACAGTCGTATTGTTAGGCGGAGAAAACGTCGAGCCGGTTCCTATCGAGAACAAGCTCCAAGAATCCGTTTATATCAGCCAGTGTATGATCATAGGTCAAGATCAGAAAAATTTAGGAGCTATCATCATTCCGGACTTCGACAAGTTAGAAGAATGGGCGAAAGAAAACGGCGTGGATACTTCCAATAAAGACTCTTTGATCGAAAATCCGAAAGTAGTGGATCTATATAGAAAAGAGATCAAGGCGCTTAACAACGCTAAAAACGGATTCAAGTCCTTCGAGCAGGTGACTCCTTTCTTCTTGGTTTCCAAACCTTTCGAGGTAGGAGACGAGTTAAACAATATGTTGAAGATGAAACGTCACGTAATCGCTGAAAAATACGCGGATAAGATTAAAAAAGCTTACACAACAGATAAATAA